The Flavobacterium sp. 140616W15 sequence ATTGTAGTAAACAAAGATCGTCAGATCGCTGAAGCTAAAAAGCATGCATTGTTAATGGCTGAAGCTGGTTATACTCAACCAATAAGAAGAACGGATGTAAAAGTATTAGGAAAACAAGCTCTTGGAATGTTCTTAGTTGGAACAGATCAAATGGAAGCTGGAAAATACATTTCTGAGCACGACAAGAAAATCGCTAACAAACTGGCATACGTAATGGCTGGTGGTGATTTATCTGAAGCGACTTTAGTATCTGAGCAATATTTATTAGATATCGAACGTGAAGCTTTCTTATCCCTTTGTACTGAAAGAAAAACATTGGAAAGAATTCAATATATGTTAACTAAAGGAAAACCACTTAGAAATTAGAAAATAGAACAAAGAAAAAAGAATATAGAAAAAAGAATATAGATTTTGAGACAAAGTAACAGTCTATTTTCTATGATCTATCTTCTAAACTCTTAAAAATAGAACAAAAAGAATAGAATATAGATTTTGAGACAAAATAACAGTCTATTTTCTATACTCTATCTTCTAAACTCTTAAAAATAGAACAAAGAGAAAAGAATATAGATTTTGAGACAAAGTAACAGTCTATTTTCTATGATCTATTTTCTATGATCTTAAAAAACAAAACAAATGAAAACAGCATATATAGTAAAAGCATACCGTACTGCGGTAGGAAAAGCACCAAAAGGAGTTTTTAGATTTAAAAGACCTGATGAATTAGCAGCAGAAACCATTCAGTATATGATGGCTGAACTGCCTGATTTTGACAAAAAACGTATTGATGATGTTATGGTAGGGAATGCCATGCCAGAAGCTGAACAAGGACTTAACGTTGGTCGTTTAATCTCTCTTATGGGATTAAAAGTAGAAGATGTTCCTGGTGTAACCGTAAACCGTTACTGTGCATCTGGATTAGAAACTATCGGAATGGCAACTGCAAAAATCCAATCAGGAATGGCAGATTGTATCATCGCTGGTGGTGCCGAAAGTATGAGTTTTATTCCGATGGGAGGTTACAAACCAACTCCAGATTATAAACTTGCTGCCGAAGGTCACGAAGATTATTACTGGGGAATGGGATTAACTGCTGAAGCGGTTGCTAACCAATATAAAATTTCCAGAGAAGATCAAGATGAGTTTGCTTACAACTCTCATATCAAAGCATTAAAAGCGCAAGCTGAAGGTAAATTCGACAAACAAATCGTTCCGATTACAGTTGAG is a genomic window containing:
- a CDS encoding acetyl-CoA C-acyltransferase gives rise to the protein MKTAYIVKAYRTAVGKAPKGVFRFKRPDELAAETIQYMMAELPDFDKKRIDDVMVGNAMPEAEQGLNVGRLISLMGLKVEDVPGVTVNRYCASGLETIGMATAKIQSGMADCIIAGGAESMSFIPMGGYKPTPDYKLAAEGHEDYYWGMGLTAEAVANQYKISREDQDEFAYNSHIKALKAQAEGKFDKQIVPITVEQTFINENGKKETKSYVVNKDEGPRAGTSKEALAGLRPVFAADGSVTAGNSSQMSDGAAFVLIMSEDMVKELNLEPIARLVNFASSGVEPRIMGIGPVKAIPKALKQAGLQLKDIDLVELNEAFASQSLAVVRELGLNPDIVNVNGGAIALGHPLGCTGAKLSVQLFDEMKRRGSKYGIVSMCVGTGQGSAGIYEVL